From the genome of Petrotoga sibirica DSM 13575:
GACGAGACAGAAATGACTAAGACAGGCAACCCGTATCTTCGATACTATTTTATCGAAGCCGCTAGCTCCGTTAAAAACTATATCCCTGAGTTCAAAGAGTATTATTGGAAAAAATACTACGAGGTTGCCACTCATCAACACAAAAGAGCCCTCGCGCTCACGGCTCGTAAGTTGGTTCGTCTGATTTTTGCATTGCTGAGCAAAAATCGAATCTATTCGAATTACTAAGTTGAATAGATACAAGTGAATCTTTTTGTGTTTTCAAGCCTATTTTGAGTTTTTCTGAAAGTATGGGCATTGTCAGTTACACTAATTTTTAACAATCTTTTTGGTTTTTACTCCTTGACATATCACCGATTAGCTTCTTTTTCGATCTTTGTTTAGAGTCCCTTCGCCCAGCTCCGTTTCGTATTTCTGAAAATTCATTTATTTCGCATGAGGATATTCTTTATCATCTACTTTCAAATAATGCAAAAGTATAGTATCTTCATTTAATTTTTTAAAATCATTTAGCTTGAAATTATATTTATCATTCACGTATTTGAAAATCGATAGATCACCTTCAATAATTACCGGTTCGATAGTTAGAAAGATTTCATCAATTAAATTTTTTTCTAAAAACAAAGAATTTATTGTAGGGCCCCCTATTAATGCAACTTCAGTGTAACCTTTCTTCTCTAGTTTATCCAACAATATCTCTGGAGGATTGTCTGTAAAGTAGAGATATTTGTCATATTTCAACTCAAGTTCTTTATATTTTTCTGGATTTCCTGTCAACACAACATTAATTCTTTTTTTTAAAGGAGATCCTATCTCTTCAAATGTTTTTCTACCCATAAGTACTATGCCAATATCTCTGGTTATATTATTGAAAAGTTCTTTATCTTCAGTCGAAGACCAACTTCTTTGCGAATCATCTGTAATTCTAATTTTTCCATTCATACTTTGAACCATTATCAACTTCACTCTCATAATTAATCCTCCCTAAACTTCTATTCTTTTACAATTTATATTTTTAGAAACTGTAAAACTTTTTTAACGCTCTAGGTCCCGTAATTTAGTTCGAAATATTAAATTTTTTTTTGTTTTTTCAATAAGATTTATAACAAAATTTTTCTTTTTCAAGGAAAACTAAGCTTTTGGGCTCTAATCGCTTTTAATCATCTGTAATTAATTATAATAGCTTCTAATCGCAAATAATCCCCTTTTGAGATAAAAGTTACATGTGATAAAATATAAAAAGATTAATTTGTTTTATTTAATTAATTATATCATATCAGGAGGTGACAGTAGTATGAAAAAAGTAGTTGTTTTATTTGCTATATTGACGATGGTGTTGAGTGTTTTTTCTATAACCATTACTATGACGGCTGGTGCAGTAGGAAGAGAATTAGAAGTCCTTTATGAACAAATTGCTGTGTTTATGGAAGAAAACCCAGATATAACTGTGAATGTTCTTCCAATGCCAAACAGTTCAACGGATAGACATGATCTTTACGTTACTTACTTAGCTTCAGGCACTCCGGATCCAGATGTATTGATGCTTGATGTTATTTGGCCCGCAGAATTCGCCCCATTCTTAGTAGATTTAACAGACGATTACGATTATTTCGGACTTGATGCGTT
Proteins encoded in this window:
- a CDS encoding dihydrofolate reductase family protein, with the protein product MRVKLIMVQSMNGKIRITDDSQRSWSSTEDKELFNNITRDIGIVLMGRKTFEEIGSPLKKRINVVLTGNPEKYKELELKYDKYLYFTDNPPEILLDKLEKKGYTEVALIGGPTINSLFLEKNLIDEIFLTIEPVIIEGDLSIFKYVNDKYNFKLNDFKKLNEDTILLHYLKVDDKEYPHAK